A single Microbacterium protaetiae DNA region contains:
- the smc gene encoding chromosome segregation protein SMC, whose protein sequence is MHLKSVTLKGFKSFAQPTTFLLEPGVTAIVGPNGSGKSNIVDALAWVMGEQGAKTLRGGKMEDVIFAGTSTRGPLGRAEVQLTIDNGDGALPIDYAEVTISRTLFRNGASEYAINGQSCRLLDVQELLSDSGLGREMHVIVGQGRLDTVLQASPEERRGFIEEAAGILKHRRRKEKTVRKLQAMEANLTRLNDLAGELRRQLKPLGRQAEIAREAATIAAVVRDAKARLFADELVGLRTELAAAAASEQERHAERMVLQDRAEMLRARVEQLEADQRSEAVDRARAVVFALEQVQERLRGLYSLAGQRLSLLADDDEALAPTQTVSQASIDEVRAGIDEIVAGLGSAQDAAAAAAREVVRARGELDALDADIAAQSALVSEHDMKITALRGTAEAAASALAAVEQAVARQQTALDAARSRRAQAQQALDEIDPEEVTDAASAEHASAYERTQREATEAETEVGGLRERLHAAEREKESLTAQTKALSRALDVRGGASEIIARGDAGVRGLVSDAVQVTPGWEAALAAVLGPLAEGVLVDDADSAVAVARSIRDSDLGVVDIAIAEVATSGSHEDAPAGLTAAVDAVTAPGGVRGLLAGVYLAEDIDAARAAVSAAPQTITVVTRAGELVTPFRLRAGSGQGRSRLELAAERDAAAERLAEVAVVVDSLREALSEQQAALDDARRQAKAALQALRQHDAELAAHAEKANRATVRHEAAVAECERLEASLRQAEASVVQAKDSARSAQEQLDAALEAPRPILDASSREGMLAELETARDTEMRARLEVETLKERIRAEEARATSLEHQREREKTAAAEAARRAVLRRAQRDVAAGVADRLPPLLDSVDRSVSQARVELATAESARTALTAELTQLRADETSVRERLAGLTENVHGLELQIHEKRLHVTSLLERVQSELGLEEDILISEYGPDQDVPAESEDGEASPFDRRAQAKRLQDAERKLAQLGRVNPLALEEFDALEQRHKFLTEQLADLTQTRKDLLTIIDELDERMQSIFQAAFDDTKQAFTEVFPILFPGGTGSISLTNPDEPLSAGIEVAVRPVGKKIERLSLLSGGERSLAAVALLTAIFKARPSPFYILDEVEAALDDANLGRLLGVFEQLRASSQLIVITHQKRTMEIADALYGVSMRQDGVSAVVGQRVGDRKTRDERSSEPVRV, encoded by the coding sequence ATGCACCTGAAGAGCGTGACGCTCAAGGGGTTCAAGTCGTTCGCCCAGCCCACCACGTTCCTTCTTGAACCCGGTGTGACCGCCATTGTCGGGCCGAACGGATCGGGCAAGTCGAACATCGTCGACGCGCTGGCGTGGGTGATGGGAGAGCAGGGCGCGAAGACCCTGCGCGGCGGCAAGATGGAAGATGTCATCTTTGCAGGCACCTCGACTCGCGGGCCGCTGGGTCGCGCCGAGGTGCAGTTGACCATCGACAACGGTGACGGCGCGCTTCCGATCGACTACGCCGAGGTCACAATCAGCCGCACGTTGTTCCGCAACGGCGCGAGCGAATACGCGATCAACGGGCAGAGCTGCCGTCTGCTCGATGTGCAAGAGCTGCTCAGCGACTCGGGGCTCGGCCGCGAGATGCATGTGATCGTCGGCCAAGGACGCCTCGACACCGTTCTGCAGGCGAGCCCCGAAGAGCGGCGTGGTTTCATCGAAGAGGCCGCCGGCATCCTCAAGCACCGGCGGCGCAAAGAGAAGACCGTGCGCAAGCTGCAGGCGATGGAGGCGAATCTCACGCGCCTGAACGACCTGGCCGGCGAGCTGCGCCGCCAACTCAAACCGCTCGGGCGCCAGGCAGAGATCGCCCGTGAGGCGGCGACCATCGCCGCCGTGGTGCGCGATGCCAAGGCCCGACTGTTCGCCGACGAGCTCGTCGGGTTGCGCACGGAGCTGGCCGCGGCCGCGGCCAGCGAGCAGGAGCGGCACGCGGAGCGGATGGTTCTGCAGGATCGTGCCGAGATGCTGCGGGCTCGTGTCGAGCAGCTCGAGGCCGACCAACGCTCTGAGGCCGTGGATCGCGCGCGCGCCGTCGTGTTCGCGCTCGAGCAGGTGCAGGAGCGGCTGCGCGGTCTGTACTCGCTGGCCGGCCAGCGGCTCTCGTTGCTGGCCGACGACGACGAGGCGCTGGCACCCACGCAGACGGTGAGCCAGGCATCCATCGACGAGGTGCGCGCGGGCATCGACGAGATCGTGGCAGGTCTTGGTTCGGCGCAGGATGCCGCCGCTGCGGCTGCCCGCGAGGTGGTGCGAGCGCGCGGCGAGCTCGATGCCCTCGACGCCGACATCGCCGCGCAGAGCGCGCTGGTCTCGGAGCACGATATGAAGATCACGGCGCTGCGGGGAACGGCAGAGGCCGCGGCATCCGCCCTCGCGGCCGTCGAGCAGGCCGTGGCGCGGCAGCAGACGGCCTTGGATGCTGCCCGGTCGCGACGCGCGCAGGCGCAGCAGGCGCTCGATGAGATCGACCCCGAAGAAGTCACCGATGCCGCGTCGGCCGAGCACGCGAGCGCGTATGAGCGCACCCAGCGGGAGGCCACCGAGGCAGAGACCGAAGTGGGCGGGCTGCGTGAGCGCCTGCACGCCGCTGAACGCGAGAAGGAGTCGCTGACGGCGCAGACGAAGGCGCTGTCCCGGGCCCTCGATGTGCGCGGCGGCGCGTCGGAGATCATCGCGCGGGGTGACGCGGGCGTCCGGGGGCTGGTCTCCGACGCCGTGCAGGTCACACCCGGATGGGAGGCAGCTCTCGCGGCCGTGCTCGGACCGCTCGCCGAAGGCGTGCTGGTGGACGACGCCGACAGTGCCGTGGCGGTGGCACGCAGCATCCGTGACTCGGATCTCGGCGTGGTCGACATCGCCATCGCTGAGGTCGCGACTTCAGGTTCGCATGAGGATGCCCCCGCCGGGCTGACGGCGGCTGTCGATGCCGTGACAGCACCGGGCGGTGTGCGCGGGCTTCTTGCCGGCGTGTACCTCGCCGAAGACATCGACGCGGCCCGCGCCGCGGTGTCGGCCGCGCCGCAGACCATCACGGTCGTGACGCGGGCGGGTGAGCTCGTCACGCCGTTCCGGCTGCGTGCCGGGTCGGGTCAGGGGCGCTCTCGCCTGGAGCTTGCCGCCGAAAGGGATGCCGCCGCGGAGCGGCTCGCCGAGGTGGCCGTCGTCGTGGACTCTCTGCGCGAGGCGCTGTCCGAGCAGCAGGCGGCACTGGACGACGCGCGCCGCCAGGCGAAGGCCGCACTGCAGGCGCTGCGGCAGCACGACGCCGAACTGGCCGCCCACGCCGAGAAAGCGAACCGCGCCACCGTTCGCCACGAGGCCGCGGTGGCCGAGTGTGAACGACTCGAAGCGAGTCTGCGTCAGGCAGAGGCATCCGTCGTCCAGGCGAAGGACTCTGCGCGCTCGGCCCAGGAACAGCTCGACGCGGCGCTGGAAGCGCCCCGGCCGATTCTCGACGCCTCGTCGCGGGAAGGAATGCTCGCCGAGCTGGAGACGGCGCGTGACACCGAGATGCGCGCGCGCCTTGAGGTCGAGACCCTCAAGGAGCGCATCCGTGCCGAAGAGGCGCGGGCGACGAGCCTGGAACACCAGCGGGAACGGGAGAAGACCGCCGCGGCCGAGGCCGCACGCCGTGCGGTTCTGCGGCGTGCGCAGCGCGATGTGGCGGCCGGGGTCGCCGACCGGCTGCCGCCCCTGCTCGACTCGGTCGACCGCTCGGTGAGCCAGGCACGCGTCGAGCTGGCCACCGCCGAGTCTGCGCGCACCGCGCTGACGGCCGAATTGACGCAGCTGCGCGCAGATGAGACGTCGGTGCGCGAGCGCCTCGCGGGACTGACCGAGAACGTACATGGACTCGAGCTGCAGATCCACGAGAAGCGACTGCATGTGACCAGTCTTCTCGAGCGCGTGCAGTCAGAACTTGGGCTCGAGGAAGATATTCTCATTTCGGAATATGGTCCGGATCAGGACGTTCCTGCTGAATCCGAAGACGGCGAGGCGTCGCCGTTCGATCGACGCGCCCAAGCGAAGCGCTTGCAGGACGCCGAACGCAAGCTCGCCCAGTTGGGGCGGGTGAACCCCCTCGCCCTCGAAGAGTTCGATGCCCTCGAGCAGCGGCACAAGTTCCTCACCGAGCAGCTCGCCGATCTCACCCAGACCCGCAAGGATCTGCTGACGATCATCGACGAGCTCGACGAGCGCATGCAATCGATCTTCCAGGCAGCCTTCGACGACACGAAGCAGGCGTTCACCGAAGTGTTCCCGATTCTGTTCCCGGGCGGAACCGGCAGCATCTCGCTGACGAACCCCGACGAGCCGCTCTCGGCCGGCATCGAGGTCGCGGTACGGCCGGTCGGAAAGAAGATCGAACGGCTCTCACTCCTCTCGGGCGGGGAACGGTCACTGGCCGCGGTGGCGCTGCTGACGGCGATCTTCAAGGCGCGGCCGAGCCCCTTCTACATTCTCGATGAGGTTGAGGCGGCGCTCGATGACGCGAACCTGGGCCGGCTTCTCGGCGTGTTCGAACAGCTGCGGGCCTCGAGCCAGCTCATCGTTATCACGCACCAGAAGCGCACGATGGAGATCGCCGACGCGCTGTACGGCGTCTCGATGCGCCAGGACGGGGTCTCGGCCGTTGTCGGGCAGCGCGTGGGCGACCGCAAGACGCGCGACGAACGGTCCTCCGAGCCCGTCCGGGTGTGA